The window ttttgttacattaatttattttaaaacactttttctTTACGCACAGAAACAGTTGATAAATTtgtctaaattgtttaaaagttacttgcaatttttcaaaataactcAATctcaaaaaatgttcattttcctTTGTAATCATAAGAAAAGCGTCAAAACTGCACCATCAACAATACCAAGTTCAAGGCGGTATTGCATAAAAATGGCGTAGGCaaatttgatgaatattttatatcatgaaCTGTAAATACTAATGAACGATTTGACATATTTTCCGGGTATGTTTTCTTGTGTGATTTTATGGGGTAAACCCGCGACCCAccttaaattgtaagaaattgGCCAGTCATATCCACTGTTGCACTTCTTGACACTCCTAAGgtgatctagtaaatgattcaagactgtctttttggtgctagaaccattatgacgtcataattgatttgatgaattatttcccgtattttacagctttaaaagaattatgtagaaaataaaacaaaattttgacattctttatttaatcacgggaaaagtaatcccggcaCCTATATTctttttgacatcattttaaagaggggGTCAAGAGCTTGTATAATGCCGGTTTTGGAGAGACTGtgggcattctagatatatttcattagtcaaaattgGACAAAACTCTgatatttgttacttttatccttcatatttcatagaaaattattgtctaaatcatgatttttctttgtgtttaccaaaaatttaagccccagttcaccctatgaaacaaagatattgttatgaagcatcctTTCATTTACCTTCAGGTCAAGATCTAGGAAATGATTTCAGAGTGTCTTTGTGGAAATATTAccgttatgacgtcataattgatttgctAAATCCTTTTGCCGTACTTTACGGCTATAAAGGAATTATTTAGCAACTGAAACAGTTTCTTGACACGCTTTATTAAATCATGTGAAAAGAAATCCCGATCCCTTTactcaatttgacatcattttaaaggggAGTTCAATAACTTGTTTGATGCTTATTTTGGAGAGGCTGTATGCAttcttgatatatttcattagtgaGAAATGGACAAACATGCAATATTTGTTACTTATATACTCATTTTTCATGGGAATTGAGAAGTAAAAACATGATATTtgattgtgtttaccaaaatattAAGTCCCTGCACACCCTTTTTAACAGAGCTATAGTTGTGAAGCATCatcaaaagaatttatatcttgaatttcataaacctgtaggcactcttcatttactagatcttgtcCTTTCGATAGATTATCATAGAAACACAGAATTTGACATTTGCTACAGATATACAACCTAAAATTGACACGAAAGTCACATGGAATTACACGTGAAATTCTGCGTGTAGTGTATTTTGGTCAATAACAATCGGCCGTTAACGCCCCTGATCAATTTTCAAGCAAATCTCAGACAAAAGATTTACAATGGCAAaactttatgaaattaaaacagttctcaAAATATCTGGTTTCATAACTTGTAAAATGTGCgcttatttcaaaacaaaaaatggtCTGATTATTGGAACAAATAATACACTGCAGTGGTTGTAGACATAACTAATGTAGACTCTACTAATGGAGTTTCGTAACTGTTCCCACAATAGAGTCATACAACTAAGCAAATAGACAAATGTGATGCTTAATTGATGTATTCACTTcctcaaaataatttttctaatttctttttttttaagtttccttcttcaattttattttcagtatatTTACCACAGAAtgtgaattaaattaaatgtgCGCTAATGCCGTCTTTTATATTCTATCGTATTTACTGATTTCTTAATCTTTCCAAATAATTGAAATGACATTAATGATACTTAATAGAactatatcaatattattattcaCACCATCATGTACGAAGGATGTTCGAAATGCCATTGTATTGTGGCAGAGCGCGATAACGCTTTGCATGATTTCGTAGAAACCCTGTGTCAGGAATTAGGCTTGTTCGTCTACTTCATGATAATGCTCCATCAAATACATCTGAGTTTGAGAAGAGACTTTGAAGTCAGAGAAGGATACCGTATTGTCACGGCCAATTAACTCTTCAGGTCTAGCCTCATGTGACCTTTTTTCCTTTTTCCAAATTTGCAAGGCCCGAATGCTTTTGAGACATCGTATAATACACGTCACATATCGGGCAACCCTCATACTTATTGATCCCTGGGATTTTGTAGTTTGATCAAACTAggtttttattaaatatgataattaTCTAATggatcaaaattttcaaaattgtatagcTGGAAAAATCAGATgctaaattaatatatttcaaaccgttttttctttattttgaaaaatagctGAAACCATATATCATTTTTTGAGAACCAATCCTGTAGATTTAATTTCCGCTGTCTTTTTATATTAAGTTTCatgtataaattttaatattttcactgGCGAGTTTCTTTACTTGAAAATTTCAGactttatatttaataataaaagtatattaaatgcattgctaaaaagatataaatttacCATCTTAGGCAAAACAATATGTAATTCCTTCCGATTCACTGTTAATTACAAACTATATAATATGACATTATTTGACCTCGTGTACTTAAATTTATTCTTTTATGCTTCTTCTAGTAACATTGCCGTGATTAATATAACAAAGAGTGGTTGATAAACAATATGTGCTCGAGTTCATCGGATGGATGCTGAAGTGGCTTTAAATGAGTGATAATTGGTTATGTGACCAAATCAATGATTTAAGTAATAAAGAATTATTCTTTGGGTATTGTGAGATGATCAAATACGTTCGGGAGTGATCAAATCTAACAATGCCCGAGgttttaaatgaatgaaaattggTTAGATAACCAGATCAATGCTTCAGTTATAAAAGCTGACTTCTCACTGTCCCACAATCATTGTTAATTACTCCGTAGTGGACAGCACGTATTGACAAAGATGAAAGAATTCATACGACTGGTAGCGGTGCTCGAAATTCTGAAATATACTTGTAAGTTATGTCTTTACTGTAAAATTTTactattgcaaaaaaaaattccaaaattgtaaaatagtatatttaacaaaaaggGGGCTTTTTAGTTGATGAAGTAGCCACGTGGTGCTTTAAGGTTCGTTATCACTTGAATTTTAATACTTctctaacaattttttttcttacgtgtttgttttattcattctttacccagtcatgtatttgtttaatcTTATGTCAAAAGTATAGAGTAACTAGAGCTCTTGAACCCTGCAACAATTTTGCTGAAGGTTTGTATTAaccaaaacaaaattgttcctcAAATTCAttcaatcatttaaattttcaatgaaacacatttaaattttggtaaaaatgattaattaagaTCCATAAAATCTACGCTACCTTAAATCAATCACTCACTCGTACATCTGTCCTGTAGGTGTGCTGGCCAATGAATACTTGCTCCGTAGTCAGCTATTTGACCCTTCCAGGCACCACCCCCGTGTCTTACCCCGTACATCCTCCCAGCCTGTCATCATCTCTCTCTCATGGACAACGGGAAACGTAGCAGGCctggtaaataaataaattttcatcgTTAAGAAAATTGTATAATTGAGTAACAATGTATAGATTCGGGGTAAATTTGAAGAAACATTCcgcatatcatttttttcaggATGAAATTAATGGAAAGTTCACTCTTTTGGGCTCGTTAGAACTGGTGAGTACTTTATACACgactcaaataaaaaaaatagtactgATAGTTAATCTTAAACATAAGTCTGGATAAACAGTTGATTGACCACCTCTAGAAAATTCTTTTCCGCCAAATAAATTCTACCTCTAAAATATCtgctttgataaaaataaacatatatagtTCAGTTGGTATTGCagaatccattttttttattttttacagaaatggAAAGACGAACTGCTGTCGTGGGACCCCGACCAATACAATGTGTCCTCCATTGTTGTGTCTGGACAGGATATCTGGACGCCAGATATCTACCTCGGCAACAAGTAAGTAATGCTTAAACGCTTTTAGGTCTCATTTGAAGACGTTTTGTTGAATGTATTACGTATATCAAAACGATAATTATCAAATGGGataaattttagtttaaaaaattgaaaacaatatacgGTGAATCTTTGTGGTTTCAGAATTGGATCTGATTTTCTCGCCTCTGGTGTACAGAAAGACTTGGCAAGAATTGACAACACTGGTCACGTGACTATTATCCATGGCGGGGAGCTTTCGGTCTTCTGCTCTATGGACCCCACCAACTTTCCTTTCGACACCCAGAACTGCATGATACTATTCGCGCTCAAGGTCTACTCCGCTTCAGAAGTACGGCTCGAGTTTTCAGACGACCCTATCCGATCCGTATCTGGCGGTCCCCTGACTCTAGACCATCCTATCTGGACAATAACGGGCTTCAACACCGTGGCCTATCAATATGCCCCGTTAGCCTTCATTAAGTTTTGTTTGTACAGGAAGCCTCTGTATTATTCGTTCACAATGCTTGGACCCTCTGTACTGCTGAACTGTTTGACTATCTTTGCGTTCCTTATTCCACATGATCAGGGAGAGAAGCTGTCGTGTGGAATGACAGTCTTCCTGGCCTTTGTGGTCTTTCTGGTACAAGTTGGAGACGTGATCCCGACGAACTCCAATGCAGTTCCGATGTTAGGTAATATAAtgaatgacgtttttttttttcaatccaaGAGGATATACAATGAttgcatgattttattaattaccGCTATTTTTTAACTCGCCCgtgctttatttattttcaggcaaatattatttgttttccATTGTTGGCAGTGCAGTCATGGTCATCCACACAATTGTCCATTCTTTCATTATCGCCAAAAAGACAAGCACTAACACTAGTGAGACTAGGATTGAACCTTTCAGCTACAAGCTCGAAAAACATTGCGACACCGGACTGATTGGAGAAACTGCATCATCTAAAAACTGTTCCTTCAAAAAGTTTAGATTTGTTGGTGATCTTCTGAAACGATATGGACTAAAGATTTTTAATGTACTTTGCTTCTTGTCTTCTTTACTCATGGTTTCCATCGCATTTGCTGTTTTAGTGACAACAAATAGTTCATGTATTTCCTCATCGTAACattaaagacaatttttttgcatgtgcataatgttttgagtattttttttctatagtgGACCCGGGTCACTGTCACTTTCCGGTACCGCTAAATTAAATGTGTGCAGTATTTGTATAAAACGTCacattaaatgtttttcttACCGTGAACATTTCAGTCAAATTTGAATGCATCGGCCTGATTTAATATTATGTAATTCTGAGACGatcatattaaatacaataaaatgacaaatttaAAATGGTAATTTTGACTTTTACTAAATATCCTTAAAAGATATGACAGTGTCAGTCTTGAATTGGACGGTATTACGTGGTTTTCTTGCAGACTAACTCTGAAGACCTTGAACACATGTTTCATCgttatttgttcaaataataaaCGCTCTATTTGTTAGTGTTCAATAGAATTCGTGAAAAAAATCCGATTTTTGCTTTCAAAGGAAGGTACTTTTTGCTGACGAATTACCGAGACTTACCAGTCTGGATAACGTTGAAAGCAATTTACCCTTAAGAATACAGCAACTGTTTCACTACGTTAGtttaaaattagaataaaatcCCTCAAACCTTGGTAACGCcggataaaaatgttttctttcggggtttttttttcatttttcatgttgttgttttttttccagatattCATAACAATGAATGTTTATTGATTACTATGCTTTGACTGACCTGTGATcgaattatatttttcaaaacggTTTTGGCAATCTAACAAAAAAGGCACGAAAAGGGAAAGAGTGACGgcgtacatttttattttattttgaaaaagtttcaAGACAAACACTTATTTGGGCTCTCCCTTCTTACTTATCACGATTATAtatgtattcatatctactgACCAGAGTGTTTTCTCCGCTGACCATGGTTTTTCATTTGTAATCCTCAACCTGTACATGGTGAATACAGATTCTAACGAAAACGAAGCTTCATCTCTGCGTTTGCCcatttattaattatcatgCGTTGACTCCAACCTTTTAAACTGCCTCCAAACGCATTCATTTACGTAACACTATATACACAGTGCTAAGTTTATTAGTTGACAGCGTTTAATCAAATACTTTCAAATCAATTGTGTGAATTGTCTTTATCTGGTACATAAAAGGTTGACTATGCTTGAATCATCTGATCGATCGAACCTCCGAAGCTCTCTGTACATTAAAAGCACAGACTACAGGAACTGACGTCAGACCTCCAATCAATTGATCCATATTTAGGAAATCTGGCCGTTTCTTCCAAGCAACAGACTTATCGACaattaagaaattaatgaatgatGAAAGACATACTCAGAGATATaggtttatataaacaatacaatGCTACCTTTCCCGGTTCATCAGactatgaaggtagcaatcatagaaaaaaataaaattaccaaaaaaatcaACCGGCTgacgttttatttttcttcatcgCTAGCTGCCTCCATACCTGCttgaaaaacataaaacaaatgtttaaagcATTTGAAGGTATGCTGTAAGTCTTGAAGTTCATAAATAATGGGCAAAAATTCtaacagttttgtttttttttaaattttttttttaaaacaaatgaatatgataactggtttattttttaatcaatgataCTGTTTAGAATCTAAGGATATGTTGTTTAAACGCAAAACATAAAACTTTAATACTGTTAATCTGTCAAGAGAAAATATCTCAAACTTTCCCCTGAtatgcatgtttacatgtaatgtagAACCAGCACTGACGAAATGAATTCTAATAAAgacattttatgttttaacaGATAAACAATTATAgtttaaacacaataaaaaagtagtacaatcaaaataaacattagTACACAGTGTTGGCATAGTTACTGTGGAATACTATATGCACTTTACACATACAACGTTTcccaaaaaaatacatacatgtacatgtagcaagtAGTTCTACAATTTCTTACAACTAAGAGACTAGTGTTGTTGACTTACCAATGATATTTGGTCATATCCATCTTATAGTATTGGTCTATCTACAGACAGTAAGTCTGTTTAAATTTCTTTCTCATGTAGattgtatttaaatatatgtacagtCAAACTTTATTATCTCAAACTAAATGGGGCTGGTTAAAAACTTccagatatccgagtattcgagatatcgagggtaatatactttaaaaaataggtggttgggacttaaaaatcacttcgacatatttattatatttgagatatcggtgtttgagatattgaagttcaactgtatatgaTGAGGAATCAGTCCAATAACTGGGGAGGATGCAAGTGATTATAACTGTGTAAAGGTGTAAATGGTGATAGTTAGGCAAAAACAGTAAAAACAGTAAGTTTGAAGTTGAACTAATGATAACTAGTTtcttccattttttaaatttgactttGTTCCATACCACACTCACTAAAccatttaaaaatgcaaatttacacaatatatttatattagtaTCATTTATAGTCAGAAACATGAcagaaacaataatattaacTACCCTAGTTACCATTTTACTGGTTTCCTAAACTCTCATTGCTGCCCCTGTCTTAAAACTGACTCTTAATACATAATATGGAGGGGGTTCTAAATGTCCACTATTTTATGAAATCATTCTCATTTTATGGGTCCGAATCATTCCGTCACTGCCCATTTCTTGCAACTGAATTTCAAAACTGTCAAGGATTGTACTAGTCTTTCTGATATATTGACCAGTTCCCTTGTTACTGGTTCCCTTGATTCTCATCGATGTCAGGTTCTAACAGCTGACTTTTGAGACTGAGGGGCTCCAGTTGTTCCCCGGGGGGTAACAGCTGGTTCAGGTGATTTATCTTTGGGACCAGGCTTTGCATGCTGCCCTTCACTCTGTTCAGTATGGACAAGGTCTCGGAGATCCTCTGGAACTGGTCAGCGTGCTTGTGGTATTTCTTCTGTTTCTCCTGCATTACCCCAAGTAATAACTGTATTGCACAATCAATCtacaaaaatgcatttattaacACAATCAGTCTACAAAAATGTAATTACACAATGAATCTACAAAACTGTAATTAGTATACATTATTAAACTAAAAAGTGTAATATAATAGCTACATTATACAATCaatctacaaaaaaattattacacaaTCAACCTACGAAAATGTAATAACATAATCAACcttcaaaaatgtaa is drawn from Crassostrea angulata isolate pt1a10 chromosome 5, ASM2561291v2, whole genome shotgun sequence and contains these coding sequences:
- the LOC128184609 gene encoding neuronal acetylcholine receptor subunit alpha-2-like, with product MKEFIRLVAVLEILKYTCVLANEYLLRSQLFDPSRHHPRVLPRTSSQPVIISLSWTTGNVAGLDEINGKFTLLGSLELKWKDELLSWDPDQYNVSSIVVSGQDIWTPDIYLGNKIGSDFLASGVQKDLARIDNTGHVTIIHGGELSVFCSMDPTNFPFDTQNCMILFALKVYSASEVRLEFSDDPIRSVSGGPLTLDHPIWTITGFNTVAYQYAPLAFIKFCLYRKPLYYSFTMLGPSVLLNCLTIFAFLIPHDQGEKLSCGMTVFLAFVVFLVQVGDVIPTNSNAVPMLGKYYLFSIVGSAVMVIHTIVHSFIIAKKTSTNTSETRIEPFSYKLEKHCDTGLIGETASSKNCSFKKFRFVGDLLKRYGLKIFNVLCFLSSLLMVSIAFAVLVTTNSSCISSS